One genomic region from Streptomyces sp. Li-HN-5-11 encodes:
- a CDS encoding CopD family protein, whose product MTLIRPTAKAADGSGRGRRAATARAVAALGLVALAGLIPLVGPSAALRGTGEAAAPGAGGTALLRAVLFAAICVPVGELFVNRLAGRIPGAPSVLPRSWSLRAAAAGFLAALGLACVVATGDLVPHSLAVIDVGGLYRTRDGSLALLEVNAFLVAGLCALSRRPSTQLVPLAVVIVAEALRAHPGTESSPPAGSALTFVHLTCAALWAGALLHSLRTLRWWRGAEAGVVLLGRYARVAAVLLAGVTATGVCSALRRMPADTVLHQLTTTAYGRALLAKVVLVAGVAVLALWARIRLARAPDPLTACGPARAEVAVLAVVVMVSGLLTALPLPIHWT is encoded by the coding sequence GTGACGCTGATACGACCCACCGCCAAGGCTGCCGACGGGAGCGGGAGGGGTCGGCGCGCCGCGACGGCCCGGGCGGTCGCCGCCCTCGGTCTGGTGGCGCTCGCGGGGCTGATCCCGCTGGTCGGCCCGTCCGCCGCCCTGCGCGGCACGGGTGAGGCCGCCGCCCCCGGCGCCGGCGGCACGGCCCTGCTGCGGGCGGTGCTGTTCGCGGCGATATGCGTCCCCGTGGGTGAGTTGTTCGTGAACCGGCTGGCCGGCCGCATACCCGGGGCCCCCTCGGTGCTGCCGCGCAGCTGGTCCCTGCGGGCGGCCGCCGCGGGTTTCCTCGCCGCCCTGGGCCTGGCCTGCGTGGTGGCCACCGGCGACCTGGTGCCGCACAGCCTGGCGGTGATCGACGTGGGCGGCCTCTACCGGACCCGGGACGGCTCACTGGCGCTGCTGGAGGTGAACGCGTTCCTCGTCGCGGGGCTGTGCGCGCTCTCGCGCCGCCCCTCGACCCAGCTGGTGCCGCTCGCCGTGGTGATCGTCGCCGAGGCCCTGCGCGCGCATCCCGGCACCGAGAGCAGTCCGCCGGCCGGCTCCGCCCTGACGTTCGTGCACCTGACCTGCGCGGCCCTGTGGGCGGGTGCGCTGCTGCACAGCCTGCGCACGCTGCGGTGGTGGCGCGGCGCGGAGGCGGGAGTGGTACTGCTGGGCCGCTACGCGCGCGTGGCGGCCGTACTGCTCGCCGGGGTCACCGCGACGGGGGTGTGCAGCGCTCTGCGCCGGATGCCGGCGGACACGGTGCTGCACCAGCTGACGACGACGGCGTACGGCCGCGCCCTGCTGGCCAAGGTGGTCCTCGTGGCCGGCGTCGCCGTGCTCGCCCTGTGGGCACGGATCCGGCTGGCCCGGGCGCCCGACCCGCTGACCGCGTGCGGCCCCGCCCGGGCGGAGGTCGCCGTCCTCGCGGTGGTGGTCATGGTGTCGGGCCTGCTGACCGCGCTGCCGCTGCCGATCCACTGGACCTGA
- a CDS encoding VIT family protein has translation MTEPMHEEAHGGALGSRLNWLRAAVLGANDGIVSTAGLVVGVAGATDSRSALLTAGLAGLLAGSMSMAAGEYVSVSTQRDSELAALAVEKRELREQPEAELRELTELLQDRGLSHEVAREAAEQLTARDALRAHARVELGIDPDELTNPWHAAWASFLAFTVGALLPLLAIVLPPAHWRLGVTVLSVLAALVLTGWSSARLGAARPGRAVLRNVAGGALAMAVTYAAGALLGAAGV, from the coding sequence GTGACGGAACCCATGCATGAGGAGGCCCACGGCGGCGCGCTCGGCTCCCGCCTCAACTGGCTGCGGGCCGCCGTCCTCGGGGCGAACGACGGCATCGTCTCCACCGCGGGCCTGGTCGTCGGAGTGGCCGGCGCCACGGACTCCCGATCGGCCCTGCTGACCGCCGGGCTGGCCGGCCTGCTCGCCGGGTCGATGTCGATGGCGGCCGGGGAGTACGTGTCGGTGTCGACCCAGCGGGACTCGGAGCTGGCCGCGCTGGCCGTGGAGAAGCGGGAGCTGCGCGAGCAGCCCGAGGCGGAACTGCGGGAGCTGACCGAGCTGCTCCAGGACCGCGGACTGTCCCACGAGGTGGCTCGGGAGGCGGCCGAACAGCTCACCGCGCGGGACGCGCTTCGAGCCCACGCGCGCGTGGAGCTCGGCATCGACCCCGACGAGCTGACCAACCCGTGGCACGCGGCCTGGGCGAGCTTCCTGGCCTTCACGGTCGGTGCCCTGCTCCCCCTGCTGGCGATCGTGCTGCCGCCGGCGCACTGGCGCCTCGGGGTGACCGTGCTGTCCGTCCTGGCCGCCCTCGTCCTCACGGGCTGGAGCAGCGCGCGGCTGGGAGCGGCGAGACCGGGCCGCGCGGTCCTGCGGAACGTGGCCGGCGGGGCGCTGGCCATGGCGGTGACCTACGCGGCGGGGGCCCTGCTGGGGGCGGCCGGAGTCTGA